Proteins from a genomic interval of Alteromonas macleodii ATCC 27126:
- a CDS encoding 4-phosphoerythronate dehydrogenase: MKILLEDTIPFGTDYLNSVGEVETYAWQSLVPEMLRDVDILALRSTTKVTPELLTKANKLKFVTTATAGTNHLDKTHLDSVGIMHSSAAGCNAVAVAEYVLSVLLHAQKAQKLDLYNATVGIVGAGNVGTALSRILMAIGVKHCLYDPPLQQALAKSGKKEHNGQSFVDLAQIAKCDVISLHVPFIKGGEYPTYQMIDEAFLEGLTSNQLLINACRGEVIDEVALLSVLRGEKPPTVVLDVFDNEPAINTALFDYVWFVTPHIAGHSVEGKVRGTQMIYEQICDVVGKAPDKVLSDFLEKTNPIKVALNSPEAVRLSVEDLIAVFHDVYDVAIDDEITRNAFASGHNETPETHIANTFSTLRKQYRVRRECSAYALHLPKNTSKQIQDTFTKLGFHVSLV, from the coding sequence ATGAAAATACTTCTTGAAGACACCATTCCGTTTGGCACCGATTACCTTAATAGCGTAGGTGAGGTTGAAACCTATGCATGGCAATCTCTTGTGCCTGAAATGCTGCGCGATGTAGATATTCTTGCGCTACGTTCTACTACCAAGGTTACCCCTGAACTGCTAACCAAGGCTAACAAGCTCAAGTTTGTTACTACGGCAACGGCGGGAACCAATCATCTAGATAAAACGCATTTAGATAGCGTGGGTATTATGCATAGCAGTGCGGCAGGCTGTAATGCTGTTGCGGTTGCCGAGTACGTGTTAAGTGTTTTGCTGCACGCGCAAAAAGCCCAAAAGCTCGATTTATATAATGCGACAGTGGGAATAGTAGGTGCGGGTAATGTGGGAACTGCATTATCAAGAATTTTAATGGCAATTGGCGTTAAACACTGTCTGTATGACCCACCGCTACAGCAAGCGCTAGCAAAATCTGGTAAGAAGGAGCATAACGGTCAGTCATTTGTAGACTTAGCGCAAATAGCAAAGTGCGATGTTATCTCGCTTCACGTGCCTTTTATTAAAGGCGGCGAATATCCTACATATCAGATGATAGACGAAGCGTTTCTGGAAGGATTAACGTCAAACCAGCTGCTTATAAATGCATGCCGGGGTGAGGTTATTGATGAAGTGGCACTACTTAGTGTACTTCGAGGTGAAAAACCGCCAACGGTGGTACTCGACGTATTCGACAATGAGCCTGCCATAAATACAGCATTATTTGACTATGTTTGGTTCGTTACACCACATATCGCGGGGCACTCTGTAGAAGGCAAAGTGCGCGGTACGCAAATGATTTACGAGCAAATTTGTGACGTAGTGGGCAAAGCCCCAGACAAAGTGCTTAGCGACTTTTTAGAGAAAACCAATCCGATCAAAGTTGCGTTAAATTCGCCTGAGGCGGTGCGGTTGTCGGTTGAGGATCTCATTGCCGTATTCCACGATGTGTATGATGTAGCTATTGACGATGAGATAACGCGAAACGCGTTTGCGTCAGGCCATAATGAAACGCCAGAGACACACATAGCAAATACGTTCTCTACATTGCGCAAGCAATACAGAGTGCGTCGCGAGTGCAGCGCCTATGCGTTACACTTGCCAAAAAACACCAGTAAGCAAATCCAAGACACATTCACCAAACTGGGCTTTCACGTAAGTCTGGTTTAG
- a CDS encoding aspartate-semialdehyde dehydrogenase: MSQAFDVAVLGATGLVGQTMIELLEERDFPVNRLYPLASKRSAGSTVSFKGEDIEVLDADDFDWSLVQFGFFSAGGSISAKFAPIAAEEGCIVIDNTSEFRYEPDIPLVVPEVNAHALAEFRNRNIIANPNCSTIQMLVALKPIQDAVGIDRINVCTYQSVSGAGKEAMEELAKQTAGLLNAREVKPESFSRQIAFNVIPQIDVFQDNDYTKEEMKMLWETQKIMGDQSILVNATAVRVPVFYGHAEAIHLETRSPIDAQHVKELLADAPGVTVYDGNEQFPTQVSSASGNDIVHVGRIRNDITHPCGLNLWVVSDNIRKGAATNSIQIAETLIRDYL; this comes from the coding sequence ATGTCGCAAGCGTTTGACGTAGCGGTACTTGGCGCCACAGGTCTAGTGGGCCAAACCATGATTGAACTATTAGAAGAGCGAGACTTTCCGGTAAACCGTTTGTATCCGCTTGCCAGTAAACGTTCAGCAGGTAGTACCGTGTCGTTTAAAGGCGAAGACATTGAAGTATTAGATGCTGATGATTTCGACTGGTCATTAGTGCAATTTGGCTTTTTCTCAGCTGGAGGCAGCATTTCTGCAAAATTTGCTCCGATAGCGGCAGAGGAAGGCTGTATTGTTATCGACAATACTTCAGAGTTTCGTTACGAGCCAGATATCCCACTTGTGGTGCCAGAAGTTAACGCCCATGCACTGGCAGAGTTTCGCAATAGAAACATTATTGCGAACCCAAATTGCTCAACCATTCAAATGTTGGTTGCACTTAAACCTATTCAAGACGCTGTTGGTATTGACCGTATTAACGTGTGCACATACCAGTCAGTTTCTGGTGCAGGTAAAGAAGCCATGGAAGAACTGGCTAAACAAACCGCAGGTTTGCTAAACGCACGTGAAGTAAAGCCAGAGTCGTTTAGTCGCCAAATTGCCTTTAATGTCATACCTCAAATCGACGTATTCCAAGACAACGACTACACCAAAGAAGAAATGAAAATGCTGTGGGAAACCCAAAAAATCATGGGCGATCAAAGTATTTTGGTAAACGCGACGGCTGTGCGCGTGCCGGTTTTCTACGGACATGCTGAGGCCATTCACCTTGAAACGCGTTCGCCAATAGATGCGCAGCATGTTAAAGAGCTTTTAGCCGATGCGCCAGGCGTAACAGTTTACGACGGCAATGAGCAATTCCCAACGCAAGTAAGCAGTGCTAGCGGCAACGACATTGTGCATGTAGGGCGTATCAGGAATGATATTACTCATCCTTGTGGTTTAAATTTGTGGGTGGTGTCAGACAACATTCGCAAAGGTGCAGCGACAAACAGCATTCAAATTGCTGAAACACTCATTCGCGACTACTTGTAA
- a CDS encoding FimV/HubP family polar landmark protein produces MKLHLTGLLLLTLCLSGPIITVDAQERATFLKGPKDATDQYSGLEYGPIDANDTLWRIAERYRQNNNLSVYQVMTAIYELNPNAFENGNLNLLVDGAVLKLPSERYIARIDKQKAQMRAEQDDRAFAELLNKPGSSVRNIKPASPLVNQQDLTQTQTDIEQKITRLDQEQTRQFDELRMQFAASLENVEAILNENRRLYERVEAVNGELETLRGQVEGDVKSQLDMQVALQQELLDMIKAEQAQREAEKQSSFLSALTSPLSLIIGSAILSLLLVGGLIMWLLKRNSKPDEAPAAGPTITADNDEVPVPDSDIGDLSSALVPDFDDKAELSDDDLFNDDDLLDDVLTSDLEESLDDELETFADLEDDMLVPDDGSDDLFEAGDDELDQSELDSLFDDDDLSDKVLNENDTDDLEGFDLSGDDDIFDEDAADESDPKTEVADEAASTDDDDFDIDDLLDDVQSQDAAELESDELDESGDIDPDDILAEVNGTAESDNVDEDDIDALLASSVDDLSDADEETESVSSLPSVEDEDDKPEISIDDLLEEHGVDAGLTDELDSNDDLINEDMLSKLDDEINQQNKEIDKITDDLLNEIEQIEMMGGLGEEDDEDEDDLEEEITTSSPSPQSIQSLDAITDDLDEIVTDEIETNADFSDPLSDELIAELQAEDELAEEPSADQMPSADQMPSADQLPLADEELDESASSDLPTQSDEEGDFDDPFTDELLAELEAELDSEPEVSPEAHDEDVDLETPESDEEGASEDDFSDPLTDELLAELEAEESKSSEDVDLLTDELLSELESEIEPDDETDAEFEPEALSESEAEAEREADFEDEVELETEAEGEPQSELESELGTEVEAEQDAEIEPELEAELESEPEPESELEFEADSESEFEQDFDSETELDQEAEEKAEPEAASEDAVELETEAQDKTESELDSEPEFGTEVEAEQDADIEPELETELESEPATESELEFEAEPELESEFEQDFDSETEQDQEPEEKAEREAELKADSEDEIELETEAEGKTESKLDSEPEFGTEVEAEQDADIEPELETELESEPATESELEFEAEPELESELEQDIDSETEQDQEPEEKVEPETEAEPEADLEDEVELEAEAEGEPEFDTEVDAEQDAELEPELEAELESEPEPESELEFEAEPEADSEDEVELETEAEAELQPETDVEPELDAVDEDAEEKAGQTSDDPLDDAIEAFERQMMDDIPSFSQMDTEEPLAQEKPSAPAEDASAEDSDEYDDSLLNAAYDEVESFELEQEIDGVVDGEDEGDEISSESSAAEESSSPEETDLNQSDSDKNSEEDFNELDDVPGLDDWLSASDDDDHVDDNEILDDLDSAEFDELLQSLESDAIVDTSDVDTSEIESDDDGQDPEASSAESEDTFELEQEDDEATFELEGSDDNLGFDESDDTFELDEEDETFELDEDGAFESEQEGDEDTFALEEDDSELALDDLEIPDDVELDIATPTEIEEDEQEAQSVETEKAQEDDLKLDNPDLDLAALLSDVDGESDAQTPPEDFLDVEALMDDGDDADAIDPDSQALDLDVSLSDFTGVSDEDTVIDIDKDAGQNANLDLARAYIEMDDVDAAKELLEEVMKEGSEEQKQEAASILANIA; encoded by the coding sequence ATGAAATTGCATTTGACGGGCTTACTTTTACTAACACTTTGTTTGTCTGGCCCTATTATCACTGTTGATGCACAAGAACGCGCTACCTTCTTAAAAGGTCCCAAAGACGCAACTGATCAGTATTCGGGCCTAGAATACGGCCCTATCGACGCCAACGATACCCTATGGCGCATTGCTGAGCGCTATCGCCAAAACAATAACCTGAGCGTATATCAGGTTATGACCGCCATTTACGAGCTCAATCCAAACGCATTTGAAAACGGCAATTTAAATTTATTAGTTGATGGTGCGGTATTAAAGCTACCATCAGAGCGCTATATTGCCAGAATTGATAAGCAAAAAGCCCAGATGCGCGCTGAGCAGGATGATAGAGCATTTGCTGAATTGCTTAATAAGCCCGGCAGTAGCGTAAGAAATATCAAGCCTGCATCGCCTTTAGTCAATCAACAAGACTTAACTCAAACCCAAACTGATATTGAGCAGAAAATCACTCGCTTGGATCAGGAGCAAACCCGACAATTCGACGAACTGCGTATGCAGTTTGCAGCCTCATTGGAAAATGTTGAAGCAATTCTTAACGAAAACAGACGCTTGTACGAGCGTGTTGAGGCCGTTAATGGCGAACTAGAAACCTTGCGTGGGCAAGTCGAAGGAGATGTTAAGAGCCAGCTAGATATGCAAGTGGCGCTTCAGCAAGAATTGCTCGACATGATCAAGGCCGAGCAAGCGCAGCGCGAAGCAGAAAAGCAGTCTTCGTTTTTAAGCGCACTTACCAGCCCACTCAGTCTAATCATAGGCTCTGCAATTCTGTCACTATTGTTAGTTGGTGGTCTTATCATGTGGCTGCTAAAACGTAATAGTAAGCCTGACGAAGCGCCTGCGGCTGGACCTACGATTACAGCCGATAACGATGAAGTGCCGGTACCTGATTCTGACATTGGCGATCTTTCAAGTGCACTGGTCCCTGACTTTGATGATAAAGCAGAGTTGTCAGATGATGACTTGTTCAATGACGACGACCTACTTGATGACGTACTTACCTCAGATTTAGAAGAAAGCCTAGATGACGAACTAGAAACCTTCGCTGACCTTGAAGACGACATGTTGGTGCCAGACGATGGCAGTGATGACTTGTTTGAAGCTGGCGATGATGAGCTTGATCAAAGTGAACTAGATAGTCTGTTTGATGACGATGACCTGTCAGATAAAGTATTAAACGAAAACGACACTGACGACCTTGAAGGCTTCGACCTGTCAGGGGATGACGACATCTTTGATGAAGATGCTGCCGATGAAAGCGATCCAAAGACGGAAGTTGCTGACGAGGCGGCCTCGACAGATGACGATGATTTTGACATTGATGACTTGCTTGATGATGTACAAAGCCAAGACGCGGCAGAACTTGAGAGTGATGAGCTAGATGAGTCGGGCGACATAGACCCTGACGACATACTGGCTGAGGTCAACGGAACCGCTGAATCTGACAATGTTGATGAAGACGATATCGACGCGTTGCTTGCCAGCTCAGTTGATGACTTATCTGACGCTGACGAAGAAACAGAAAGTGTTTCTTCTTTGCCAAGCGTAGAAGATGAGGACGATAAGCCTGAAATCAGTATTGACGATTTGCTAGAAGAGCACGGCGTTGATGCAGGTCTTACTGATGAGCTAGACAGCAATGACGACCTTATCAATGAGGATATGCTGAGCAAGCTCGACGACGAGATTAATCAGCAAAATAAAGAAATTGATAAAATCACCGACGATTTGTTAAATGAAATTGAGCAAATCGAAATGATGGGTGGCCTAGGTGAAGAAGATGACGAAGACGAGGATGACCTTGAGGAAGAAATAACAACATCTTCGCCGTCGCCGCAGTCTATTCAGAGTCTTGATGCCATTACCGACGATTTAGACGAAATAGTCACGGACGAAATCGAAACTAACGCGGACTTCAGTGACCCTCTTTCCGATGAGCTTATTGCTGAACTACAGGCGGAAGATGAGCTTGCTGAAGAGCCTTCAGCGGATCAAATGCCCTCAGCGGATCAAATGCCTTCAGCGGATCAACTGCCCTTAGCTGATGAAGAGCTCGATGAAAGCGCTTCTAGCGATTTACCTACTCAATCCGATGAGGAAGGTGATTTTGACGATCCGTTTACTGATGAACTACTTGCAGAGCTTGAAGCAGAGTTGGATAGCGAGCCTGAAGTTAGTCCTGAAGCTCACGATGAAGACGTAGACCTTGAAACGCCTGAAAGCGATGAAGAAGGTGCTAGCGAAGATGATTTTAGCGACCCGCTAACTGATGAGTTACTTGCTGAACTAGAAGCTGAAGAATCTAAAAGCAGTGAAGATGTAGATTTGCTGACAGACGAGCTACTTTCTGAGCTTGAGTCTGAAATAGAACCTGATGATGAAACAGATGCAGAGTTCGAACCTGAAGCTTTGAGCGAGTCAGAAGCAGAAGCTGAGCGAGAAGCTGACTTTGAAGATGAAGTAGAACTTGAGACGGAAGCCGAAGGTGAACCGCAGTCAGAACTAGAATCAGAGCTTGGCACTGAAGTAGAAGCAGAGCAAGATGCTGAGATTGAGCCTGAACTAGAAGCGGAACTTGAGTCTGAGCCGGAGCCGGAATCAGAGCTAGAATTTGAAGCTGATTCTGAATCTGAATTCGAACAGGATTTCGATTCTGAAACAGAACTAGACCAAGAAGCAGAAGAAAAAGCTGAGCCTGAAGCCGCCTCGGAAGATGCAGTAGAGTTAGAGACGGAAGCCCAGGATAAAACGGAGTCAGAACTAGATTCAGAGCCGGAGTTTGGCACTGAGGTAGAAGCAGAACAAGACGCTGATATTGAGCCTGAACTAGAAACAGAACTTGAGTCTGAACCAGCGACGGAGTCAGAGCTTGAATTTGAAGCTGAGCCTGAGCTTGAATCTGAATTCGAACAGGATTTCGATTCTGAAACAGAACAAGACCAGGAACCAGAAGAAAAAGCTGAACGTGAAGCTGAACTTAAAGCCGACTCGGAAGATGAAATAGAGTTAGAGACGGAAGCCGAGGGTAAAACGGAGTCAAAACTAGATTCAGAGCCGGAGTTTGGCACTGAGGTAGAAGCAGAACAAGACGCTGATATTGAGCCTGAACTAGAAACAGAACTTGAGTCTGAACCAGCGACGGAGTCAGAGCTTGAATTTGAAGCTGAGCCTGAGCTTGAATCTGAATTAGAACAGGATATCGATTCTGAAACAGAACAAGACCAAGAACCAGAAGAAAAAGTTGAACCTGAAACTGAAGCTGAACCTGAAGCCGACTTGGAAGATGAAGTAGAGCTAGAGGCGGAAGCCGAAGGTGAACCAGAGTTTGACACTGAAGTAGATGCAGAACAAGACGCTGAGCTTGAGCCAGAATTAGAGGCGGAACTTGAATCTGAGCCAGAGCCAGAATCAGAGCTAGAATTCGAAGCTGAGCCTGAAGCCGACTCGGAAGATGAAGTAGAGCTAGAAACGGAAGCCGAGGCAGAACTACAGCCAGAAACAGACGTAGAGCCAGAGCTCGACGCTGTCGATGAAGACGCTGAAGAAAAGGCAGGGCAAACGTCAGACGATCCACTAGATGACGCTATTGAGGCGTTTGAAAGACAGATGATGGATGATATTCCTTCGTTCAGTCAGATGGATACGGAAGAGCCATTAGCGCAGGAAAAGCCATCAGCGCCAGCGGAAGATGCTTCAGCAGAAGACAGTGATGAATACGACGACAGCCTGTTAAACGCTGCGTATGACGAAGTAGAAAGCTTTGAATTAGAGCAAGAAATTGACGGTGTAGTAGACGGTGAAGATGAAGGTGACGAAATATCATCAGAATCTAGTGCTGCTGAAGAATCGAGTTCACCTGAAGAAACTGATTTAAACCAAAGCGATTCAGATAAGAACAGCGAAGAAGACTTTAACGAACTTGACGATGTTCCTGGCCTTGACGACTGGCTGTCTGCTTCCGATGACGACGATCATGTAGACGACAACGAGATTCTTGACGATCTTGACAGTGCTGAGTTCGATGAGCTTCTTCAAAGTCTTGAGTCAGACGCTATTGTTGATACAAGTGATGTCGACACCAGTGAAATTGAAAGTGATGACGACGGTCAGGATCCAGAAGCATCTTCAGCAGAGAGTGAAGATACTTTCGAACTTGAGCAGGAAGATGATGAAGCCACATTCGAGTTAGAAGGGAGTGACGACAACCTTGGATTCGACGAAAGCGATGATACGTTTGAACTAGACGAAGAAGATGAAACCTTTGAGCTAGACGAAGATGGTGCTTTTGAGTCTGAGCAAGAAGGCGACGAAGATACTTTCGCCCTTGAAGAAGATGATTCGGAACTTGCATTAGACGACCTTGAAATTCCAGATGATGTGGAATTGGATATTGCCACGCCAACTGAAATTGAAGAGGACGAACAAGAGGCTCAATCCGTTGAGACTGAAAAGGCTCAAGAGGATGATCTTAAACTCGATAACCCTGATTTAGATCTTGCCGCCTTACTTAGTGATGTCGATGGTGAAAGTGACGCGCAAACGCCACCAGAAGACTTCCTCGATGTGGAGGCTTTAATGGACGATGGCGATGATGCAGATGCTATTGACCCGGATAGCCAAGCGCTAGATCTTGATGTAAGTTTATCTGACTTCACAGGTGTATCTGATGAAGATACGGTGATTGATATAGATAAAGACGCAGGGCAAAACGCTAACTTGGATTTGGCTCGTGCCTATATTGAAATGGACGATGTGGACGCTGCAAAAGAGTTACTTGAAGAAGTGATGAAAGAGGGTAGCGAAGAGCAAAAACAGGAAGCCGCATCGATTTTAGCGAATATTGCTTAA